The Ananas comosus cultivar F153 linkage group 22, ASM154086v1, whole genome shotgun sequence genome segment ttatatatttagaaagaTACGTATGAAATGACGATTTCGTAGTGCTGTATATACGTCGAAGTATAAACTGCGCAATTAACTTTGAAGTGGTAAGTCAAGCTTCATTTTGGTTTTCAAACCCCAAACTTTGAATTCAGCAACTCAGAATTCCAGATGTTTTGTTTTTGATTATTTCATTCTAGTCATATCTGACGGAAAAAACGTATGTTTATCGATGCACAAGAAATCTATCAATTTTTTCTCCAGAGCGAAAATCAAAGTAAAgcatttccaaaaaaaaaaaacttacaatgTTGAACGTCAAACTCAAAAACTTAaaaacgacaaaaaaaaaactcaacctAAAACAGTTCGAAAATAGTAGGCAATTTACTCGTGTGTGAAAAGGTCAAACAAAACAAACCCCTCTATTACTTTTCCACCGGTCTACGCGTAACGTCGTTCACATTAGATGGACATATAGACAAATAACGAGTGAAtgacaattttttcttttatttttggctaaaatattttagattaaaatacaaaaaaaaaatttataaatatttacttttgcACTAGCTCCTACATATCTTgtgaaaacttttattttttctcgaAATTTAAGATTATAATACTTAATTTTTCGCCGTTTCTATTTCGCATCATTCTGTACGTACATGATATGTTATAATTAAGTAACTACAAATATATCTGTTTTATGATGAAGAGAAGGAAATTACCTAATTtgagataaaagaaaatattcttacacatttttactattttttaaaatattacgaGTATTTTAGCACGTAATTCAGTTGTACTATACAATTTACGTATAAAATTATGGTGAAATTGTAATAATGCTAGGTTAAGTGTAACAACTCTaacttttaagaaatttttttttttttgtgtattttaacttttttaagagCAAAATATCAAACTCGAAAATTTGAGAGCCAAAATAGTTGGGAAAATATTTGTGCAATTAATTCATATGTGAAACGAAGAACAAACGAACCACTGGATCTATTAATTACATTATTATTACACGTCCAACCAATTCTGAGAGCAACGTTTCTGAGGGGTACTCGAGGACTAGAAACAGTGATGATAACAACAtctctcaaaattaatttttttttcttttttttttttttggattaggTATAACTACGAACGTTCGATCTTTCTTTTGATCAAGCAAAGATACAAAGAACGGTTTGGACTCTTCTTGCCAAATGAGAACAaggtcaaaataaaataaagagtaaatttcaaatatcatctcTGTAACttcgtagtttttcactttaatagcctatgatttaaaatatatcgatttataaattaatactctgcgattttatttttcgcttttCGTCAGcccctccgttaacttttcgttaaatcatatacaaaaatttcatataccctacctatagtttatcgaatattcactttagtactctttagttttaattttgtcactgatttaacgaaaaaataaaatcacaggatacgaaagtaatacattttaaaccatattatactaaagtgagaaagtgcgaaacaatAAGGGTGGTATTTTAcgtttttcctaaaataaagggaaaaaaaattttaagcccCTTCATGTGAAAATTTACGGAGACCTCCTCAACTATAGCTTATTTCGAATATGCCGTTtagctttattaatttttttggcatctttttaataatttttattaaataatatgaaataattattgttattcaaaaaaattaaactgaTAATAGAGAACAATTCGCGCGTGGACTAGAGAATATGAAACTTGATTgtagtaatttaaaattttgggaaTATGAAACTTGATTgtagtaatttaaaattttaactcaaaaattataataaatttaaattttgggaaTTGAAATACTGCCCACCTTacaatttgagaattaaaataggataaacttcaaatacgattcctgtggtttcgcactttctcactttagtatcctgtggtttaaagtatatcaagttagtgtcctgtggttttatttttatcttttcgccagctttttcgttaatatttcgttaaattatatacaaaaaatttcagatattccacctaaatttatcgaatattcattttagtaccctttagttttaattttgtcgctaatttaacgaaaaaaattagtgaaatcgataataaaaaaataaaagtgaaaccacagaacactaaattgatacactttaacccatatggtactaaagtaagaaagtgtaaaaccacaggggttatatttaaaattttttcattaaaatataatttgagcACATACCACATCTAGCACAATTGGTAGTGATTTAATGTCAGGTATCCGAGGCGAAGATCTTAATTTCAGAACttaattacttcatatttttaactaagtttattaaaaaaaaattctctctaataaaagaataaaatataatttgggcattaaaaagcaaaaaaagagtcAAATTGGGCAACAGTACTAAGCAGGGGTCCACAACAAATAGTTAGAGGGGGAAGAGATTTTCTCATCAAAAGTCATCCTCGGAggagagaaaaggaaaggaaggaaaaggacGCAACTGaatcaacgggtcgggtttggaatccaaaaaccaaattaaaattcgtattcggacctgaacccgaacctgacgggttttaaaaatttatacccATATCTgtacccgaccaaaaacccgaaatccgaatccggacccgaacccggcgagttttaaaaatccataccgttgaatgaagatctaagagttaaaaataattaaatattttatatattatatagataaataaaaataaattatgtatatatataatttattcaggttcgggttcaggttcgggtcggataaatacaaaatccatactcGTATCtgtatccgtcgggtttttattttctatatccatAACCGAATCCATATCAGTTTAGTTCGGATAAACCCGTCCcgttcgaattcggattcggataatatttcagatatctatacccattgacatccctaactgAAACActatttaaggaaaaaaaaaggataatttcaaatttaccattctcaaatttcaaactaggattaattttatgaagattcctgcaaatataatgaactacaaatatatccctataaaattcaacttttatatattgtttcttaaaaagtcctaatattttcaaatatgtccctctagttttattaccgttaaagcactatttattttgtaagtaaaatgacattgttatcatcacaaatatgtccctcaaAAAATCTCAACGGTTAAGTAAAGAgggataaaaagatcaattcacTTCATTAACTAAAcatgattaagtatttaacttatagttaattaatttttctaacgaattctaacgacaggaacatatttgaaaacatcaggacttttaCAAGGACAGCATAtgaagttgaactttgtagaaatatatttacaatttattatatttttaagaacctgtatgtaattaacccttcaaaatattatagttaCCTATCCAAAGTTAAAAATACCATCAATATTTCTCTAAATATACAATTCTATCGCGAACACttctgcaaatatatatatatatatatatatatatatatatataaaagggtacttatatatttttcaatttaggGATACACCtataaagttatatttttttggaaggGTGCAGATCTTACAAAATGTGCCTTGGGATCAgtaagacttagtttggtattaagatcTATTTGActctattagataaaataaagttgggataaaaatatatagggatatgcttctgcgttttcTGACCgtgaaaaatatatcataactgaTTCATCACTATATGCGAAatacaatattacgtacggaaacaaacatgatatttttttatcgcaTTTTCTTACTGCACGTAACGCAATTCtttcgcaattccaaacgaaacctaattagcttaaattatgaagtaaaaatatcattaactaactcaaatcaaaaaattgaaagattggatactaaaattaaaattttaaaaggttgggtAGTTATCTCAAAATGGTCCATGTTCAGATAATTTTGGTACATTTCTaccttaaataaattatatttaatttcataGTTTTTTTGGCAATTaaccattatttattttaatttttttcgtaaagtataattaaaattatttagctTAATGAAACTATTGACCAAAGTCTCGTTTGGTATCGTATTTGTTTTTACTTCGTATATCAAAAGGTGTAGCAGTGGACGGTGACTTGGTTAAATTCTTTAATCCAAATTCTTTATtagataacaaaaaataaaagtttgaaaataactttttttttcttcaaaattctttaaacaaattattatttattatttaactgGATGCATTATAAACTAACAAACTATAACAATACCAAACaatacctaatttttttaaaaaaaattaattaaaaaattttgttgaactTCTAAAATAATGCTTAAAAGTTAAGAGAATACCTGTAATATAATTTAAGTTATCAATCCGCCGTTAGTCAAGTGGTTAGGCATttaaaaaatgacttgaaaatctaggaataatatctaatatatccttcaactttttaaaaatattttatttattcatggatgaagaaaatatttttactgattttaaaatattccttCAATTATCCTCTTTTTCTATAATAGAGTCTACTAATGAGATTGGATTTGAGAAGAATATTTTGGATGTTTAGagacaaatttaaaaatgttttaTAGTAGTAAGTGGCGTATAAGCAAAAAGTTCCTAAAACCTAAcaggagaaggaaaaaagaaaaaaaaaagaaaaagaaaaagaaaagttaaataAATGCAGTTGCGTCGAAATTGGCTAAAGTTGGGGGGGTTCCTTGCACTTTTACACATCATTAATTCGTTATGATCTCTTCTGAGAAACAACGGAGCGGAGTTGTTTCCAAGGGCGTGGGCCCCACAAGGGTGACTGAATCGTCTGCGTATGCGTCTCAACCTTCACAGTTTAAGccatgcacccggtgcaccgtgAACCCTACACGCAAAATCccataatattttacaaaagaaatataaattgtGGACCACTGTTTCTTTTTGCATccaacaccttttttttttcttttctttttttttcttttttttttttaatgagagaGCAAAGTAGTAGTTTGCTACGCCTTTCATTCTGTATATGGTTTAGCGCTTTTTTCACTtcagtattatgtggtttacaaaatatttctttaatgtcctatgattttattttttttatttccggTACTTACTCCGTTAACTCTTCTGTTAAgccagtaataaagttaaaatcataaaatattaaagtaaaaaaaaattagtaaactaCAGGAAAtgcatctgaagttttttctatatactttaAGGAGAAGTTGGTGGAGGGACTGGTGGGATGAGAAAACGAAATTACAGAATAGAAACGTGAGAAAATACTAAACCACGGGAAggttatttgaaattttttcttcttttttttttaaccatagAACGATTATTTGaagttcttttttaaaaaaaaataaactcagcaagaaatgtgaaatgactagattttgaatttaaaaacttaagtaTCAATCATCAAGCTCTGAGTCAACTGTGCTAGATACTGTGGGTCATCCAACAACATTTTTATCGATTCTCTTATTTCAGAGCTATTTAATACCTAgataatgaatttttaaaatttcttacgTTTTATTATATACGAATTTGCTCTTTCCAAATAGAAAAACGTAAAATTTGAACGGTAAAAgatatactattaaaaaatttacataaattatGAAATGATAAATTCTATACACCATCTAAAGAAACTAACTGTATTAAATTCGtttaaatttgttaataatACAAATTCTATACTTATATACAATCGAGTagttataatattatttctGATATAACAAGAATTTAAGCGGCCACGACATTAGGCACGTCCAGCATGTCTAATCGTGCCGACAAGATAttagtataattttattctatacCGATGACAGTACTTaaagccttcttcttcttcttcttcttttgtgaagttagttaattaattatctcagtaaaatacaaaagatttgataaaagaatatattacaCGCAATTAGAATACCTTTGACgctaaaaaatataagaattctATGGCATAGTATATCATTCTTGATACGTTCTCGTAGTATACTACAgcacttaaattcttatttattttttttattttaaaagaataataataatgaaacaTAGACTTTTGTTGGTGCATGATATGTGTGAAAGCATCTTGGTGCAGGCAAGAGTTTGAGTTTCACTTGTAGCTGACTGCCTTCATCCTCCTTCATGTGGGTGGGATGAGGGGGGTTGGATTTTTCTTCTGCTCTTTTATAACACCTCTTTTACTTGTTTGTACATGGAGATGGTGGTGAGTTGAATTCTCCTCCTCTCTTATTAAAGGCTTTCTTGTTCTTCTCTGCTGCTTCTTGTGGGTCTTCTTCTGCTGTtggtcctcctcctcctcctattGCTTTTTTTCCTCCTTGGACTCCTCACCTCTTTATTATCCTGGTTTGGTTTTTATATTCACCAACCAATTattcttgcttttattttttgttaaaagatATTTAGAAGGAACAATCACACTCCtccccttgtttttttttttttaaaaaaaaaaatccatttgtTTATTCTCCTCTGGTATCTTCTGTGCTTCTTTCACTTCTTTTTTGTNATTTATTGTCACGCTTAATTTCCATGTTAATTATTTTCTCCAATATATGTGATCACCTAATAGACATTTGCTTGTTCTTTTTTGTATCCagaatttttgtttaatttctttgttAAGGGCACCTCTTTTTTCCATCAAAATTTTGGTTGTTGTTCCATTTCTCTGTAGTTTTtcctcccccttttttttgctttttgtttttttttttggcttttttggcTTTGTGTTTCAAAATTTGAGCTCTCTCAAGAACCCATCTTTGTTTTGTTGGtgccctttaatttttttttttcttcactcttttatttaaaaaaaagaaaaagaagaagaagcaaatgaAAGCAATTGAGTGGCACAATTAAGCCAATTTTGTAGCTCAATTTTGGAGGCATGGGGTGTTTCAGCTTCAGGAAGAAGCAGAAGAGCAGGCAAGAGAACAAGAGTGGGCCGACAGCTGCGAATACGCCGGCTCCGGCCTCGAACATTAGCACGAGCCGGTCCGACGATTCGGGCGCCGGCCAGCCGACGAGCAAGTCCTCGGCATCTAATTCGTCGCAGCGAAGCATACCGGCTTTGTACGAAGAGAGGGCTCAGAGGCTCCGCGCTTTCGAGCTCGACGAGCTCAGAAATGCTACCAATGACTTCAGTAGGATGCTTAAGATCGGAGAAGGCGGTTTCGGGAGTGTTTACAAAGGTTTCATTCGTCCCCCCGATGGTAAGGGGGATAGGATCGCAGTTGCGGTAAAGCAACTCAATCAACGCGGTTTGCAggtattcttttgttttttttctggATCTTCATCACTACTTAGAACAGTTGGTCACGTCGCAGTGCTGTTATTATATTCAATGCCCATATGAGTGATCGCATTGTAGTTGAGTTTGCACGCAAAATTCGTTATGTACGGAAGAAACTTTGATAAATTCTGGtataaaaagaaacaacaaGTAGAATGATGTTCCATCACTTTGTCGAGCTGCTTTTCATTGTCGTTGCGTTGGCGTTTGTCCAATCAAACTAGGACCACCTGCGGAATCTTTCGAATATTTAATTCGCGTACGCGGTCTAGTTGTGCAGTTCATGGCCTTTGTTTATACAACGTCTATTAAGTGCTACATTCATCGTTGCAACGTCTATTATACGCCACTTGttgtaaacatattaaattgTCAAACTACTTTTAGGGCCATAAGCAGTGGTTGGCAGAAGTTCAGTTTCTTGCGGTAGTTGAGCACCCAAATCTCGTGAAGCTTATTGGATACTGTTCTGTCGACGGTGAAAGAGGGATCCAAAGGTTGCTGGTTTATGAGTACATGCCAAATAGGAGCTTGGAAGATCATTTGTTCAACCGGAATTATGCACCTCTTTCTTGGAATTTGAGGCTACAGATCATCTTAGGCGCCGCAGAAGGATTGGCG includes the following:
- the LOC109727581 gene encoding probable serine/threonine-protein kinase PBL19 isoform X2; amino-acid sequence: MGCFSFRKKQKSRQENKSGPTAANTPAPASNISTSRSDDSGAGQPTSKSSASNSSQRSIPALYEERAQRLRAFELDELRNATNDFSRMLKIGEGGFGSVYKGFIRPPDGKGDRIAVAVKQLNQRGLQGHKQWLAEVQFLAVVEHPNLVKLIGYCSVDGERGIQRLLVYEYMPNRSLEDHLFNRNYAPLSWNLRLQIILGAAEGLAYLHEGLEVIYRDFKASNVLLDKEFKPKLSDFGLAREGPTEGNTHVSTAVVGTYGYAAPDYIETGHLTTKSDVWSFGVVLYEILTGRRSLERNRPTGEQKLLEWVRQYPADGRSFFMILDPRLRHQYSLKAAREIAKLADRCLVKNAKERPKMSEVVEVLKQVVEMEPTEANSSRGDLGKGKRTETAHPRR
- the LOC109727581 gene encoding probable serine/threonine-protein kinase PBL19 isoform X1, with translation MGCFSFRKKQKSRQENKSGPTAANTPAPASNISTSRSDDSGAGQPTSKSSASNSSQRSIPALYEERAQRLRAFELDELRNATNDFSRMLKIGEGGFGSVYKGFIRPPDGKGDRIAVAVKQLNQRGLQGHKQWLAEVQFLAVVEHPNLVKLIGYCSVDGERGIQRLLVYEYMPNRSLEDHLFNRNYAPLSWNLRLQIILGAAEGLAYLHEGLEVQVIYRDFKASNVLLDKEFKPKLSDFGLAREGPTEGNTHVSTAVVGTYGYAAPDYIETGHLTTKSDVWSFGVVLYEILTGRRSLERNRPTGEQKLLEWVRQYPADGRSFFMILDPRLRHQYSLKAAREIAKLADRCLVKNAKERPKMSEVVEVLKQVVEMEPTEANSSRGDLGKGKRTETAHPRR